Proteins co-encoded in one Acipenser ruthenus chromosome 3, fAciRut3.2 maternal haplotype, whole genome shotgun sequence genomic window:
- the LOC117394310 gene encoding G-protein coupled receptor family C group 6 member A-like → MKAILGFLILPMLYHNSTTLSPVCDIADALNGASAKGDIIIGGLFHLHTQVESITNSTMLDLKCIKFDVFAFLQSQVMIHTIEMINKSPLLPNVTLGYEIYDTCADPTTAIKTVMRLMDDKSDSAENCIPLKCSYTNYNSTVKAVIGESHSEISIVIAHLLSVPLIPQISYESTSEILSQKTRFPSFLRTIPSDTYQSKAMAELALHLNWISVGAIGSDDEYGKYGVESFIDHAQELGLCVPFKEIVPAYMFREESSNHQKKIAEVIKNSSAEAIVLFTKPENVERIIQEAIKHNLTKTWIASDAWAISTKIAQIKGIETVGKIIGITCRRQTVPGFKNYIRNLLANDPPDSNFLRQYKEHYPPCSKKTEPNIQNSLTNTNSKTVNVSQCTDDNFLIQEIDTDIFFGVYLAINAVAQALAKLLRCDSTKCDRDFSFPTWEASNSPLLFLLITLFKLEIHVPMCDT, encoded by the exons ATGAAGGCTATACTGGGATTTCTGATTCTTCCCATGCTGTACCACAACAGCACCACTCTCTCACCTGTATGCGACATTGCAGATGCTTTGAATGGTGCCAGTGCCAAAGGAGATATCATCATTGGTGGACTTTTTCATCTCCATACGCAGGTGGAAAGTATAACCAATAGCACAATGCTAGATTTAAAGTGCATTAA ATTTGATGTATTTGCGTTTCTGCAGTCACAAGTAATGATACACACCATTGAAATGATAAACAAGTCACCCTTGTTGCCGAATGTTACACTGGGGTATGAAATATATGATACATGTGCTGATCCTACAACGGCAATCAAAACAGTGATGAGGCTAATGGATGATAAATCGGATTCTGCTGAGAACTGTATTCCACTGAAATGCAGTTACACAAATTACAACTCCACTGTAAAAGCAGTAATAGGAGAGAGCCATTCGGAAATATCGATTGTTATAGCCCATTTACTAAGTGTTCCTTTAATACCACAG ATTAGTTATGAATCAACAAGTGAAATTCTCAGCCAGAAGACCAGATTCCCTTCATTTCTACGTACCATCCCCAGTGACACTTACCAGTCTAAAGCCATGGCTGAGCTTGCTTTGCATTTGAACTGGATCAGTGTCGGGGCAATTGGAAGCGATGATGAGTATGGCAAATACGGAGTTGAAAGTTTTATTGATCATGCCCAGGAATTAGGCTTATGTGTTCCATTTAAGGAGATAGTTCCAGCATACATGTTCCGTGAGGAAAGTTCTAACCACCAAAAGAAGATAGCTGAAGTCATAAAGAATTCATCAGCTGAGGCCATTGTGCTTTTCACAAAGCCTGAAAATGTAGAGAGAATAATTCAAGAAGCcataaaacacaatttaacaaAGACATGGATTGCAAGTGATGCTTGGGCCATTTCAACTAAAATTGCTCAGATAAAGGGGATTGAAACAGTAGGAAAGATTATAGGCATCACTTGCAGAAGACAAACTGTTCCAGGGTTTAAAAACTATATACGCAACTTATTAGCAAATGACCCCCCTGACAGCAACTTTCTACGCCAATATAAGGAGCATTATCCACCATGTTCTAAAAAAACTGAACCTAATATCCAAAACTCCCTTACTAATACCAACAGCAAAACAGTGAATGTTTCACAATGTACAGATGACAATTTTCTGATACAAGAGATTGACACAGATATTTTTTTTGGTGTATATTTAGCCATCAATGCAGTAGCCCAAGCTTTGGCAAAACTGTTAAGATGTGACAGTACAAAATGTGACAGAGATTTCAGTTTTCCTACCTGGGAGGCAAGTAATAGTCCTTTGTTATTCTTGTTAATAACACTATtcaaattagaaatacatgtccCAATGTGTGATACCTAA